A window from Pseudobutyrivibrio ruminis HUN009 encodes these proteins:
- a CDS encoding aldose 1-epimerase family protein gives MNYTLENDKIKLTVAEHGAEIKSLIRKADGKELMWQADAAYWGRTAPVLFPLVGNYYQKKSVYNGQTYEMGQHGFARDMDFMLGRQTENELVFLLKDNEESRKKYPFSFLLVITYRLENDTVNVEWKVENPNEETMYFSIGGHPAFNCDLDTYTLRFEKDNQPNAKITANIIADDGSGCLGDEQKQFELENGVLGMSDELFSRDALIIEDRQSDKVTLIDDNGQAVIAVKFDAPLFGVWSPVGKHAPFVCIEPWYGRCDRVGFNQKLEEREYGNALSITDIFQVSFDIQVF, from the coding sequence ATGAACTACACATTAGAAAATGACAAAATAAAGCTTACAGTTGCTGAGCATGGAGCAGAGATTAAATCACTTATTAGAAAAGCTGATGGGAAGGAGCTTATGTGGCAGGCAGATGCTGCATATTGGGGACGTACAGCGCCAGTGCTTTTCCCGCTTGTAGGAAATTACTATCAGAAAAAGTCAGTATACAATGGCCAGACATATGAAATGGGGCAGCACGGCTTTGCCAGAGATATGGATTTTATGCTTGGCAGACAGACTGAAAATGAGCTGGTTTTCTTACTTAAAGATAACGAAGAATCAAGAAAGAAATATCCATTTTCATTCCTACTTGTAATCACTTACAGATTGGAAAATGATACTGTAAATGTTGAATGGAAGGTTGAAAATCCAAACGAAGAAACTATGTACTTCTCGATTGGCGGACATCCAGCATTTAATTGTGATTTAGACACTTATACACTCCGATTCGAAAAAGACAATCAGCCTAATGCAAAGATTACCGCAAATATCATTGCAGATGATGGAAGTGGCTGTTTAGGAGATGAGCAGAAGCAGTTTGAGCTTGAAAATGGAGTCCTTGGAATGTCAGATGAGCTTTTCAGCCGAGACGCTCTTATCATTGAGGATAGACAATCAGACAAGGTGACACTCATTGATGACAACGGTCAGGCTGTAATAGCAGTTAAGTTTGATGCACCACTATTTGGTGTATGGTCCCCAGTAGGAAAGCATGCACCATTTGTATGTATCGAGCCATGGTATGGCAGATGCGATAGAGTAGGCTTCAATCAAAAATTAGAGGAACGTGAATACGGAAATGCGTTAAGTATCACAGACATATTCCAGGTAAGCTTTGATATTCAAGTATTTTAA
- a CDS encoding DUF523 domain-containing protein has translation MVIGVSACLLGENCKYNGGNNYSEKTLEYVKGHEVISVCPEVLGGLPTPRKSAEIVDGVVKHKDGSSVDAEFRAGAMKALQILIDKQAELVILQSRSPSCGVNTIYDGTFSGNLIPGNGVFVELLKQNGIKVVDVADL, from the coding sequence ATGGTCATAGGCGTTAGTGCATGTTTATTAGGCGAGAATTGTAAATACAATGGGGGCAATAATTATAGTGAAAAGACCCTGGAATATGTAAAGGGGCATGAGGTTATTTCTGTTTGCCCTGAAGTTTTAGGAGGGCTTCCTACACCAAGGAAATCAGCGGAAATAGTTGATGGTGTTGTAAAGCACAAGGATGGTAGTTCTGTAGATGCAGAATTTCGAGCTGGTGCAATGAAGGCTTTGCAAATACTAATAGATAAACAAGCAGAGCTTGTGATACTACAATCAAGAAGTCCATCCTGTGGCGTTAATACTATTTATGATGGTACTTTTTCAGGAAATCTAATACCTGGAAATGGCGTGTTTGTTGAGCTTCTCAAGCAAAATGGAATAAAAGTAGTAGATGTGGCTGACTTATAG
- a CDS encoding GNAT family N-acetyltransferase → MRVIEKATVKDKEEILKLYKSQLGREYCPWNEYYPAMEEIDFDLSRDALLVMREEGKIIATISIDDDDSVNNLDCWTDELQPGGELSRLAVSPDCQGRGLAKEMIEKGLEELKNRSYKSLHFLVNRNNLKALKCYSAFPFNKVGECELYEQPMLCYEMEL, encoded by the coding sequence ATGCGAGTAATAGAAAAAGCTACAGTAAAAGACAAAGAGGAGATTCTTAAACTTTATAAATCCCAGCTTGGTAGGGAATATTGCCCTTGGAATGAATACTATCCTGCAATGGAAGAGATAGATTTTGATTTATCCAGGGATGCTTTGCTTGTAATGAGAGAAGAGGGCAAGATAATTGCTACTATTTCAATAGATGACGATGATTCTGTTAACAATTTAGATTGCTGGACAGATGAATTGCAGCCAGGTGGAGAGCTTTCGCGGCTTGCGGTTAGCCCAGATTGCCAAGGTAGAGGCTTGGCTAAAGAAATGATTGAAAAAGGCTTGGAAGAGTTGAAAAATAGAAGCTATAAGAGTCTTCATTTTCTGGTGAATAGAAATAATCTTAAGGCACTTAAATGTTATTCTGCATTCCCATTTAATAAGGTGGGTGAATGTGAGTTGTATGAGCAGCCAATGCTTTGTTACGAGATGGAATTATAA
- a CDS encoding Hpt domain-containing protein: MNINIPGIDVKKAIKNAGSEELFIELLGDVYKLMDDKVASVESNLASGNITNYTVDVHSLKTTCRMIGAMELGEDFFTLEKLGKDNDVEQIKALTPGVLDAFKGLKPYLEPFALNSLVPQKSFDKEALSNILNMLIAAVNDFDLGNAEDAAKQLLSYKCAEALSAQIKDLDKLVSNLDYDEAKELAMKIQNSLKTCSIGNEPYFCS; encoded by the coding sequence ATGAATATTAATATACCTGGTATTGATGTAAAAAAAGCTATCAAAAACGCTGGTTCAGAGGAACTCTTTATAGAGCTTCTCGGTGATGTATATAAATTAATGGATGACAAGGTCGCTTCAGTAGAATCCAACCTTGCATCAGGTAATATCACAAACTATACGGTCGATGTACATTCCCTAAAAACTACCTGCCGCATGATTGGAGCCATGGAGCTTGGCGAGGATTTCTTTACTTTGGAAAAACTCGGCAAGGACAATGACGTGGAGCAAATCAAGGCCCTTACACCAGGTGTTTTAGATGCCTTTAAAGGACTCAAACCTTATCTTGAGCCATTTGCGTTAAATAGCCTTGTGCCTCAAAAAAGTTTTGATAAAGAAGCCCTGTCAAATATTCTAAATATGCTCATCGCTGCTGTGAACGACTTTGATTTAGGAAACGCCGAAGATGCTGCAAAACAGCTTCTTTCCTATAAATGCGCTGAAGCTCTTTCAGCTCAAATCAAAGACTTGGATAAGCTTGTTTCTAATTTGGATTACGATGAAGCAAAGGAGCTTGCCATGAAAATCCAAAACTCCCTTAAAACCTGCTCTATTGGAAATGAGCCTTATTTCTGTTCTTAA
- a CDS encoding alanine/glycine:cation symporter family protein produces MERVLSIVEKVNSAVNGFVWGLPMLILLVGTGILMTCLTKFFQITHIKHWIKNTIGGIFKDSHVTAHTEKEDTQISQFQSLCTALAATIGTGNIAGVAAAIASGGPGAIFWMWIVAFFGMMTNFSENVLGIYYRRRNERNEWCGGAMYYLRDGLGSKKGMRHVGSGLAVLFSVFCIGASFGIGNMGQVNSIAVNIKSAFGIPAIATGIFLMILGGLVIVGGLKRIASVTEKLVPFMAVIYLIGALIVCIVHIDQAGSVFTSIIKGAFGMRAVGGGIVGSGVAMAVQWGMKRGVFSNEAGLGSSVMVHSSSNVREPVVQGMWGIFEVFADTIIVCSITAFTVLSSGLVDLETGAVISDQVSTALVAEAFSTVFGKFGYAFIAIAILLFAFSTTLGWSQYGSKGFEYLFGRKNVKIYQVIFVAFIVVGATMDLSLAWDISDTLNGMMAIPNLIGVLALSGTVMKITQNYVQRKIFHKDVKPMLSALDHIQTVHEEEIKKMAV; encoded by the coding sequence GTGGAAAGAGTTTTATCAATCGTAGAAAAGGTTAATAGTGCAGTAAATGGATTCGTATGGGGCTTGCCAATGCTCATTCTTTTAGTGGGTACTGGTATTCTGATGACTTGTCTGACCAAGTTTTTCCAGATTACTCACATCAAGCATTGGATTAAAAATACTATCGGTGGTATTTTCAAGGACTCACATGTTACAGCACACACAGAAAAAGAGGATACTCAGATTTCTCAGTTCCAAAGTCTTTGTACAGCACTTGCAGCTACAATCGGAACAGGTAATATTGCCGGTGTTGCAGCAGCTATTGCATCCGGTGGCCCTGGTGCCATCTTCTGGATGTGGATTGTTGCATTCTTTGGAATGATGACAAACTTCTCAGAAAATGTGTTGGGCATTTATTATCGAAGAAGAAACGAGAGAAATGAGTGGTGCGGTGGTGCCATGTATTATCTGAGAGATGGTCTTGGTTCTAAAAAGGGCATGAGACATGTGGGCTCAGGGCTTGCTGTTTTGTTCAGCGTTTTCTGTATCGGAGCATCTTTTGGTATTGGAAACATGGGACAGGTAAATTCAATTGCAGTAAATATCAAATCTGCTTTTGGAATCCCAGCTATTGCAACTGGTATCTTTCTTATGATTCTTGGCGGTCTTGTTATTGTTGGCGGTCTTAAGAGAATCGCATCAGTTACAGAAAAACTAGTGCCTTTCATGGCTGTTATCTATTTAATTGGTGCGTTAATCGTTTGTATTGTCCATATTGATCAGGCAGGATCGGTATTCACTTCTATTATAAAGGGAGCATTTGGTATGCGAGCTGTTGGCGGTGGTATTGTAGGTAGTGGCGTTGCCATGGCTGTTCAGTGGGGAATGAAGAGAGGTGTATTCTCAAACGAAGCAGGTCTTGGTTCATCTGTAATGGTTCATTCCAGCTCGAATGTCAGAGAACCAGTAGTTCAGGGAATGTGGGGAATCTTCGAAGTATTTGCAGATACAATTATCGTATGTTCGATTACCGCATTTACGGTTCTTTCAAGTGGACTTGTAGATTTGGAAACAGGAGCAGTTATTTCAGACCAGGTATCAACAGCCCTTGTGGCAGAAGCCTTCTCAACAGTATTTGGCAAGTTTGGATATGCATTTATCGCAATTGCGATTTTGCTCTTTGCTTTCTCAACAACACTTGGCTGGAGCCAGTATGGTAGCAAAGGATTTGAATACTTATTTGGTAGAAAGAATGTAAAGATTTATCAGGTGATTTTCGTAGCCTTTATCGTAGTAGGAGCTACTATGGATTTGAGCCTTGCCTGGGATATTTCAGATACTCTCAATGGTATGATGGCTATTCCAAACCTTATCGGTGTGCTTGCACTTAGCGGAACAGTTATGAAGATTACTCAAAACTATGTTCAAAGAAAGATTTTTCATAAGGATGTAAAGCCTATGCTTTCAGCATTGGATCATATTCAGACAGTCCATGAAGAAGAGATAAAAAAAATGGCGGTTTAA
- a CDS encoding HD domain-containing phosphohydrolase, translated as MIPQIVVVDDDPIILKKAWNTLTSSGLKVVVLKSGKALLDYTRDNQAPDLILMDISMPEMDGFEVIKELKKCEAGWRDTPVIFLTGNEDEDTETKGLSLGAMDFIRKPFVASVLVLRVKHAVELIRLQRNLEGMVEEKTRENENLFLHVVESLADAIDAKDNYTKGHSGRVAVFSKEIARRYGYDEKHQEQIFMMGLLHDVGKIGVPDEVINKPGRLTDEEFAKIKKHPGIGGKILGNIKEMPELAAGAKWHHERYDGKGYPEGLSGEDIPEEARIIAVADAYDAMTSTRSYRGALPVEVVRGEIEKGKGSQFDPKFADIMIEMIDEGAFPDV; from the coding sequence ATGATTCCACAGATTGTAGTTGTAGACGATGATCCTATAATTTTAAAAAAAGCATGGAACACTCTTACAAGCTCTGGGCTCAAAGTAGTAGTTTTGAAATCCGGAAAGGCCCTTTTGGATTACACCAGGGATAATCAGGCGCCGGACCTTATCCTTATGGATATCAGTATGCCTGAAATGGATGGCTTTGAAGTTATTAAGGAGCTTAAAAAGTGTGAAGCTGGGTGGAGGGATACCCCTGTGATTTTCCTTACAGGCAACGAAGATGAGGACACAGAGACAAAGGGGCTGTCTCTTGGTGCAATGGATTTTATCAGAAAGCCTTTTGTGGCAAGCGTGCTGGTGCTTAGGGTGAAGCATGCTGTGGAGCTTATCCGACTCCAACGAAATCTTGAGGGCATGGTGGAAGAGAAAACAAGAGAGAATGAGAATCTTTTCCTTCACGTAGTAGAGAGCCTTGCAGACGCTATAGATGCTAAAGACAATTACACGAAAGGCCATTCAGGACGAGTAGCAGTTTTTTCAAAAGAGATAGCTCGAAGATATGGTTATGATGAGAAGCACCAGGAGCAAATTTTTATGATGGGGCTTCTTCATGATGTTGGAAAAATCGGAGTTCCTGATGAAGTTATTAACAAGCCAGGAAGACTTACAGACGAAGAGTTTGCCAAGATTAAAAAGCACCCAGGCATTGGTGGGAAGATTTTGGGGAATATAAAGGAAATGCCTGAGCTTGCAGCAGGCGCTAAATGGCATCATGAAAGATACGATGGAAAGGGCTATCCAGAGGGGCTCTCAGGTGAGGACATTCCTGAGGAAGCCAGAATCATCGCAGTGGCCGACGCCTATGACGCCATGACCAGTACCAGAAGCTATAGAGGAGCACTACCAGTTGAAGTGGTCCGCGGAGAGATAGAAAAGGGCAAAGGCTCCCAGTTTGACCCTAAGTTTGCAGATATTATGATTGAAATGATTGATGAAGGGGCGTTCCCAGATGTATAA
- a CDS encoding cysteine hydrolase family protein: protein MVLLVIDVQKGITDERLYNYQEFIENTSRLIQTARANDVEVIYVQHDDGPGSGFSVGDKDYEIADQVAPIGSEKIFTKTVNSCFGNPDFASYLERKGTRELMIVGLQTNFCIDATVKSAFDRGYQVIVPAGCNSTFDNNYMDAETTYRYYNEMMWPKRFADCVAVEEAEQMLREK, encoded by the coding sequence ATGGTTTTACTGGTTATTGATGTACAAAAGGGAATTACAGACGAAAGATTATATAATTATCAGGAGTTTATAGAAAACACATCAAGATTGATACAGACGGCACGAGCGAATGATGTGGAGGTCATTTATGTACAGCATGACGACGGCCCAGGTTCAGGTTTCTCTGTAGGAGATAAGGATTATGAAATTGCAGATCAGGTTGCGCCAATAGGCAGTGAGAAGATTTTTACCAAGACAGTGAATAGCTGCTTTGGTAATCCAGACTTTGCATCTTATCTAGAGCGGAAAGGCACAAGGGAACTTATGATAGTGGGCCTCCAGACAAACTTTTGCATAGATGCCACAGTAAAGTCAGCCTTTGATAGAGGCTACCAGGTTATTGTTCCAGCCGGATGCAATTCTACATTTGATAATAACTACATGGATGCTGAGACAACTTATAGATATTATAACGAGATGATGTGGCCAAAACGTTTTGCAGACTGTGTAGCTGTTGAGGAAGCAGAGCAGATGTTGAGAGAGAAGTGA
- a CDS encoding response regulator, translated as MKKRYIVIINILIVGLILFIIAKYANDRAKESNLASIASFEKMTTTTEQIVVNYLADEQHLCDIWANYINRSEEAGTPMTVDEAISYIRKAKISPEISGHLIYIDDGSMAGISTTASSTDPSDYSVNYSHINIFDNLEVSNADGAVNLTSAYTNPLNGVQSIAFLNNIKVLDSETGDVRKALIIRVVPVSRLEQKLVFLKGEYENVEISLIDWDGDYMIHGKSMENNNFFEYFKTYNPMSVQEYNNVLESIRTDIGSMHIHNSKDEDCVIAYTPLTGLDSWFLVAYIPASELIVNRSIDWQSLGIVTLGLMILLYFNLMILLSFNRKLTVAAEAANQANEAKSYFLSTMSHDIRTPMNAIIGMNEMILRDSRDDVIAMYSENIRAAGNTLLGIINDILDFSKIEAGKMEIMEVDYNCASLLNDIVNMVQKKADEKNLDFRLDVDPDIPRCLHGDEIRIKQVITNILSNAVKYTKEGSVTFSIKSSECKENSGYVMLHVSVEDTGIGIKKEDLDKLFVAFERIDEKKNRNIEGTGLGMAIAQSFLNMMGSRIQVESEYGKGSVFSFDLKQKVVQWEPLGEFDSAYKSFLRERQQYKVQFVAPDARVLVVDDNVINLKVFVNLLRETRIQIDTAESGDACLALYKQNRYDVIFLDHMMPDKDGIETIKEMKECKDTLNAKTPIVCLTANAVSGMREMYINAGFDDYITKPIDTVKLENMLLTYLSPDLVRPPESEKMQSILVVNEDIDFLRKASARLSESYDVAVAKSIRQASSYLKTHEIDLILMDYPIFTKFSNNEENEHE; from the coding sequence TTGAAGAAAAGATATATTGTTATCATTAATATTTTGATAGTAGGTTTGATTCTTTTCATTATCGCAAAATATGCCAATGACAGGGCAAAAGAATCAAACCTAGCTTCAATTGCGTCTTTTGAAAAAATGACAACTACAACAGAGCAAATCGTCGTCAATTACTTGGCGGACGAGCAGCATCTATGTGATATTTGGGCCAATTATATCAATAGATCAGAGGAGGCTGGGACTCCGATGACAGTTGATGAGGCTATTTCTTATATTCGAAAAGCGAAAATATCTCCTGAAATATCAGGACATCTAATATATATTGACGACGGTTCTATGGCGGGCATATCTACAACCGCCAGCTCTACAGATCCGTCGGATTACTCTGTGAATTATTCCCATATTAATATTTTTGACAACCTTGAGGTAAGCAATGCAGATGGTGCAGTAAATTTAACAAGTGCATACACCAATCCATTAAATGGTGTTCAGTCAATTGCATTTTTAAATAACATAAAGGTTTTGGATAGTGAAACTGGCGATGTGAGAAAGGCCCTTATTATCCGTGTAGTTCCTGTAAGTCGTCTTGAGCAAAAATTGGTATTTTTGAAGGGTGAATATGAGAATGTTGAAATATCTCTAATTGATTGGGATGGAGATTATATGATCCATGGAAAGTCTATGGAGAATAACAATTTTTTTGAGTATTTCAAAACCTATAATCCTATGTCAGTTCAGGAATATAACAATGTATTAGAGTCAATTCGCACAGATATTGGCTCAATGCACATTCACAATTCAAAAGATGAGGACTGTGTGATTGCCTACACTCCTTTAACAGGTTTGGATTCATGGTTCTTGGTAGCTTACATTCCTGCATCTGAGCTTATAGTTAACAGATCTATTGACTGGCAGAGTCTAGGAATTGTTACCTTAGGACTTATGATTCTTCTGTATTTTAACCTGATGATACTTCTAAGTTTTAACCGAAAACTAACTGTGGCGGCTGAGGCTGCAAATCAGGCGAACGAAGCAAAATCATATTTTTTGTCCACAATGTCTCATGATATTAGGACCCCAATGAATGCCATAATTGGCATGAATGAAATGATTCTACGAGACAGTCGAGATGATGTAATAGCAATGTACTCTGAAAATATTAGGGCAGCAGGCAATACACTCCTTGGAATCATAAATGATATTCTTGACTTTTCAAAGATTGAAGCAGGAAAAATGGAAATTATGGAGGTGGACTACAATTGTGCTTCACTCTTAAATGACATTGTTAATATGGTTCAGAAGAAGGCGGATGAGAAGAACCTTGATTTTAGATTAGACGTGGACCCTGATATTCCACGGTGTTTACATGGTGATGAGATAAGGATTAAGCAGGTCATCACCAATATTCTTTCAAATGCAGTGAAATACACCAAGGAGGGGAGTGTCACATTTTCAATCAAAAGCAGTGAATGTAAAGAGAATTCGGGTTATGTAATGCTTCATGTAAGCGTGGAAGATACTGGAATCGGAATAAAAAAAGAGGATTTGGATAAGCTATTTGTAGCCTTTGAGCGAATTGATGAAAAGAAGAATCGTAACATAGAAGGAACTGGTCTTGGAATGGCTATTGCTCAAAGCTTTCTAAATATGATGGGCAGCAGAATTCAGGTAGAAAGTGAGTATGGAAAAGGCTCGGTATTTTCATTTGATCTAAAGCAAAAGGTTGTGCAATGGGAGCCTTTAGGAGAGTTCGACTCAGCATATAAGAGCTTTCTTAGGGAAAGACAGCAATATAAAGTACAGTTTGTGGCTCCCGATGCTAGAGTTTTGGTGGTTGATGATAATGTAATCAACCTTAAGGTGTTCGTAAATCTTCTCAGGGAAACTAGAATACAGATAGACACTGCAGAAAGCGGCGATGCTTGCCTTGCTCTATATAAGCAAAATAGGTATGATGTGATTTTCCTGGATCACATGATGCCTGATAAGGATGGAATTGAAACTATTAAAGAAATGAAAGAATGTAAGGACACATTGAATGCTAAAACACCAATCGTCTGCCTTACTGCAAATGCGGTATCTGGCATGCGAGAAATGTATATAAATGCAGGTTTTGACGATTACATTACAAAGCCTATAGATACAGTAAAGCTAGAGAATATGTTGCTTACTTATTTGTCACCGGATTTGGTGCGTCCTCCAGAGAGCGAAAAGATGCAAAGCATCCTTGTTGTAAATGAGGATATAGATTTTTTGCGTAAAGCATCGGCACGCCTATCAGAAAGCTATGATGTTGCTGTTGCCAAATCCATAAGGCAAGCTTCTTCCTATTTGAAGACCCATGAAATAGATTTGATACTGATGGATTATCCGATTTTTACTAAGTTTAGTAATAATGAAGAAAACGAGCATGAATAG
- a CDS encoding DUF4867 family protein, whose translation MEILKVTDPEFIGYGRIIEGYDAEKKAIMEALRDNTPIPEGTEYVAEEPALQSLAAADKITNSLFGGSPMQFGWCNGHNTKLNCLEYHRSSEINMGATDFILLLAKREEIVDYKLDSSKVKAFFCPKGVMIEVYATALHYAPCQAHKDSGFQVLVGLPKGTNVGKPEFTADNKEDTLLTATNKWLLAHAESSEAKDGAWVGITDENIDIAADI comes from the coding sequence ATGGAAATTTTAAAAGTAACAGATCCAGAGTTTATAGGCTATGGTCGAATCATCGAGGGATATGATGCAGAAAAGAAAGCAATCATGGAGGCTTTAAGAGACAACACTCCTATTCCAGAGGGCACAGAATACGTTGCCGAGGAACCAGCCCTCCAGAGCTTAGCTGCTGCAGACAAGATTACTAATTCCCTATTTGGTGGCTCTCCAATGCAGTTTGGTTGGTGCAACGGTCACAACACAAAGCTCAACTGCCTTGAGTATCACCGTTCAAGTGAAATCAACATGGGAGCTACAGATTTCATCCTTCTTCTTGCAAAGAGAGAGGAAATCGTTGATTACAAGCTTGATTCTAGCAAGGTAAAGGCTTTCTTCTGTCCAAAGGGCGTAATGATTGAAGTTTATGCTACTGCTCTTCACTATGCTCCATGTCAGGCTCACAAGGATTCGGGATTCCAGGTTTTAGTTGGCCTTCCAAAGGGCACAAATGTTGGCAAGCCAGAGTTTACTGCTGACAATAAGGAGGATACTCTTTTGACAGCCACAAACAAATGGCTTCTTGCTCACGCTGAAAGCTCTGAAGCAAAGGATGGCGCTTGGGTTGGTATTACAGATGAAAACATCGATATCGCTGCCGACATCTAA
- a CDS encoding MATE family efflux transporter — MSSKNITDMTQGNPTKHLLLFALPTLIGNIFQQIYNLADSIIVGRFVGANAFAAIGATSSITFLFFALCNGIGGGGGIVVSQFYGAHEDSNVKKCIVNTALIMLIVPLVIGILGFIFVPQFLRILSTPENILFDAISYTRYMCVGLLFVSLYNFLSSMLRALGDSKTPLYFLIFSIVLNITLDIIMVCILHKGIQGAALATIISQLTSVILCSIHAYRTNPYFRFTCDDIQLSRQMCYKVIRLGVPMSIQFGLIAISSMAVQRIVNSYGTIVVAAFTATNRIEQLIHQPYTTLGTSISTFSGQNFGAKKNDRVLSGYYSGIRIMIILTLFLIFIMQFFGRTITGLFVEDEAIISLGAMGLRITSLFYLALGMIYVIRGVLTGIGDAFFSLFNGIVEIIGRFTIPALFCSYLGFGEAGIWISSGVVWLISGVTAWIRYLTYFRSKISIETDISI; from the coding sequence ATGTCCAGCAAAAACATTACAGATATGACCCAAGGAAACCCAACTAAACATCTTCTGTTGTTTGCCCTTCCAACCCTTATTGGCAATATCTTTCAGCAAATATACAACCTTGCAGATTCTATCATCGTTGGCCGATTTGTAGGTGCAAACGCTTTCGCTGCTATCGGTGCCACCAGTTCTATCACATTTCTATTTTTTGCCTTGTGTAACGGAATAGGCGGAGGCGGCGGAATTGTTGTTTCCCAATTTTACGGTGCACACGAGGATTCCAATGTCAAAAAATGCATTGTAAATACCGCATTAATCATGCTTATAGTGCCTCTTGTGATAGGTATTTTGGGCTTTATTTTTGTTCCTCAATTTTTACGAATTCTAAGCACACCTGAAAATATTCTTTTTGATGCCATTTCCTACACTCGATATATGTGCGTAGGTTTGCTTTTTGTTTCTTTATACAATTTTCTATCCTCTATGCTTAGAGCTCTTGGGGATTCCAAGACACCTTTATATTTCTTGATTTTCTCAATCGTTTTGAATATCACACTAGATATCATTATGGTTTGTATTCTTCATAAAGGTATTCAGGGTGCAGCACTTGCTACTATTATTTCTCAATTAACATCAGTTATTCTATGTAGCATCCATGCCTATAGAACAAATCCGTATTTCCGTTTTACATGTGATGACATTCAGCTTTCACGACAGATGTGTTATAAGGTTATTCGCCTTGGTGTACCTATGTCTATCCAATTTGGATTGATAGCAATCTCATCAATGGCAGTTCAAAGAATAGTAAATTCCTACGGCACTATAGTGGTTGCCGCTTTCACTGCTACAAACAGAATTGAGCAATTAATACATCAGCCATATACAACACTTGGCACCTCAATTTCTACCTTTAGCGGGCAGAATTTCGGTGCCAAGAAAAATGATCGTGTACTATCAGGATACTATTCCGGAATTCGTATCATGATTATACTAACGCTGTTTTTAATTTTTATAATGCAGTTCTTTGGCCGTACCATCACTGGGCTTTTTGTAGAGGATGAAGCCATCATCTCGCTTGGTGCCATGGGCCTTCGAATTACCAGCCTATTTTATCTGGCACTTGGAATGATTTATGTCATTCGTGGAGTCCTAACTGGAATAGGTGATGCCTTCTTTTCATTGTTCAATGGAATTGTTGAGATCATCGGCCGTTTCACCATCCCTGCATTGTTCTGCAGTTATCTGGGTTTTGGCGAAGCAGGCATTTGGATTTCTTCAGGCGTTGTTTGGCTCATTAGTGGCGTTACTGCATGGATTAGATACCTTACCTACTTTAGAAGCAAGATTTCCATTGAAACAGATATCTCTATTTAA